One Coleofasciculus chthonoplastes PCC 7420 genomic region harbors:
- a CDS encoding response regulator, which produces MSTVLLVEDNASQMDLIENYLREGGHTVIRVSKPKEAVTHATNKKPDVIITDVVMPGMSGFELCRKLKGHPATANIPIIICSSKNQEIDRLWGMKQGAKAYLTKPFSQEQLNRAVKLAMA; this is translated from the coding sequence ATGAGTACAGTTTTACTAGTGGAAGACAACGCCAGTCAGATGGATCTGATCGAGAACTACCTGCGCGAAGGGGGTCACACCGTTATCCGAGTGTCTAAGCCCAAAGAGGCGGTGACTCACGCAACCAACAAAAAACCCGATGTGATTATTACAGATGTTGTCATGCCAGGAATGAGTGGTTTTGAGTTGTGTCGAAAACTTAAAGGTCATCCGGCAACAGCTAACATTCCTATTATAATTTGTTCCTCTAAAAATCAAGAAATTGACCGTCTTTGGGGCATGAAACAGGGAGCTAAAGCTTACTTGACGAAGCCTTTTTCCCAAGAGCAACTCAATCGTGCGGTTAAATTGGCAATGGCATAA